In the genome of Fervidobacterium nodosum Rt17-B1, the window CAGAGTATGTAAAAACGCTTAAAGCAAGATTTCTCACAGTCTTAAAGCCAATTATAACTATTGCCTCACTAAGCTTTGTTATTTTTCTTGGTAACGCGTAGTATGCTGAATTCACTAATTTAAGTATCTTTGTTGAAAGCCCAACATCCATAGAAATAACTTTTTCAAGTTCTTTTGCGCTTACATTTGGATTAGAGGCCGTTGATATTATTTGTTGTACTATTACGTCAGGAGTTGGAATTTCTGTAACAGTAGATATCATTTCTTTTATCATCATCAACCATCCCAACAGGTTATTTTAATTTTTTGGAAGTGTCACGATAAATTTTGTATATTTACCAACTTCAGATTCAACCAATATATTTCCTTCATGAAGTTCGACAATTTCTTTAACAATAGCTAAACCAAGACCTGTACCAGGAACTGCGTACGTTAGTTCATTATCAACTCTATAAAACCTTTCAAATATTTTATCAAATGCGCTTTCCGGAATTCCAATTCCATTATCTTCAACAATAATCTTTACTATTTCTCCTTCATCTAACACGTCTATCCTAACAAACCTTTTTTCTTTTGCTTGATCAGAAAATTTTATAGCATTGCTTAAAAGATTGACTATTACCTGCTCAATACGCTTTCTATCACATTTAATCTCTAAGTTAGAGCAGTTATACTCGACTGTTACATCTTTTTCCTTTGCCATATTTTCTAAAGTTTCTATTGAGTGTTCAATTATTTCACATATATTGACGCTTTCTTTTAAAATTTTCATCGTATGAGATTCAAGTTGAGAAAAATCAAGTAAGTCACTAAGCAATTCTTCTAAACGGATTGATTGGCTGTAAACCACATCGAGGAATTCATGTATTTCTTCTTGGCTCATAGGCATATTCAACATCGTTTCAACATATGCTTTTATTGCTGCAAGCGGGGTTCTCAATTCGTGGGAGATATTGGCAATAAAATTAGTCTTTATTTTGTCTAATTCTTTTAATTTTTGGACTTCTTTTTCCGAAGTTATGTTTCTTATGTTAACAAGTACCTTTTTTTCTCCAAGAAGATTTACTTGTTTCACAGAAATACTGAAAAATGATTTGTGAGTTTCGACTTCGAAAAATTCCTCATTATTTTCTATACGATCAATTATTTCCCGTAAAAGTTCGGTATTATCTTTTAAATTATCTTTAGCTTTACTATTTGTAAACTCAATCTCTTTAAGTTCATTTAAAACAACAATACCATCGTTTGAAAGGTTAATGATGCTCTCAAAGTACTCCCTTGCCTTGTCAACGAAATCTATGAGTCTAAGGTTCTCAAGTGTAATTCCTGAAAGGTAAGAAAGAAGTTGAATATAATCAACAACTTCTGCAGTTGGCTCTTCGGTTGTTTCAATCACTATTGTCGAAAGTAGTTTGTTTGCTTTGAATACAGGAATTAATCCAATGTATCCATTTTCTAATGGTAAAAATGTAGGATAGAGTCTTTGCTCAATCCATGGCAGATAATCTGAAAAAATTTCTTTTTCAATATGTTGACCTTCTGGTTCTGAAAAAACAAGATTATTTTGATTAAAAACATTGAGAACACTAAAACTGACGATTTTTTTTAAGATTTCTGATACTGCAGTATACAACGATTTTTCGTCTCTTACTTTGGATATTTCCAACATATACTTGGAAAGAAGTTGTTGAATTTCCATTTCCTCACCTCTTTTAAACGTACCTAGTAAATTTTACATCTTTTCTGGTGTGCTCACTCCGAGTAATCTTAACCCCTCAGAGAGTATAATCTTAACCGCAAATACCAAATTCAGCCTTGCATTTGTCATTTCGGGATTATCTTGATCTACAATTTTGTATTCTGAATAGTATTTGTGGAACGCTGAAGCTAAGGTTTCAAGGTAATCTGTCAAATAGTGAGGCGAAAGTTTGTCTCTTACCCTTTCAAGTATATCATCAAAAGATGAAATTAATTTTATAATTCTCATTTCGCTTTCATTTTCAAGTAATTCTATATTATCAAATAAACTAAATTTTAGGCCTTTAACTGTTGCATTTTCAAACAGACTCGCGATTCTCGCGTGCGCATACTGAACATAGTAAACTGGATTTTCGTTTGTTTGAGATTTTGCAAGCTCAAGGTCAAAATTCAAATGTGTGTTAACATCTACCATTGCAAAGAAATACCTTGTAGCATCTCTACCAACTTCATCGATGAGCTCATCTACAGTCACGAATTCCCCAGCTCTTGTACTCATCTTAACAACTTCATTTCCGCGTTTGAGTGTCACAAATTGATGCAAAACAAAAACAAGAAAATCATCTGGGATATTCAAAGCCTTCATCGCAGCTTCCATACGTGGAAGATGTCCATGATGGTCACTCCCAAAAATATCTATCGCTAAGTCGTAACCTCTTTTGAATTTTTTATAGTGGTAAGCTATATCAGTTAAAAAGTAAGTATAACTCCCATCGCTTTTGATGAGAACTTTATCGTTGTCATTTGCAAAATCTGAAACTCTAAACCAGATAGCCCCTTCATTTTCGTAAATTAAACCCTTACTTTCTAGTATATCTAGTACTTCTTTTACTGTGCCATCGTCTATGAGACTCTTCTCACTATAAACATTATCGAACTTTGCATTGATTTTCTCAAGGGTTGTTTCAAACATCTTTGTTATATCTTCCAAAGCATATTTTCTAAATATTTCCTCAACTTCCTCATCCCAAATGCCGTCAAATTTTTCACCATAATCTTTTAAAACTTTTTTGGCAATGTCAATTACATAATTGCCTCTGTAACCGTCTTCCGGTATGGGTTCATCTTTACCTAAAAGCTGTTGATATCTTGCCCATACGGACTTTGCAAGTAACTTTATTTGTCTTCCAGCGTCGTTGAGATACATTTCTTTGGTTACATCATATCCTATATAACTTAAGATATTTCCAAGTACGTCACCGATGACAATCTGTCTTCCATGACCTACTGTTAAAGGCCCAGTTGGATTTGCGCTACCGTATTCTAAAATAATTTTCCCTTTGTTTTTGAACTTCCATATCTCTCTTGGATTTCTTAAAAAACCATCTAAAAAGTCTCTATAAAACGACTTTGAAACTTTAAAATTTATAAAACCGGGACCGGCTATTGTAATTTCATCAAACATAGGATGACCATTTAGTTTTTCGACAAAATACTTTGCAACGTCTCTGGGAGCTTTTTTGAAATACTTCGCCCCGACGAGAGCTATGTTGGTAGAAAAATCACCAAACTGTTCTTCTGGAATTTCAACAACAAAATCGTACTCAAATCCCGTTTCCATTAAAAAACTTTTCAAGATGCTTTCTATTTCTTTTTTTATCATTTGTTCTAAACCTCCAATCTTTCTTTCAATTATTAGTATTCTTAATCATGTCGATAAATATCATCAGTTTACACATTGAAGTAATTTTAATAATTTTGCGTTTCAAATATAACATTCCACACTTCATCTAGCCCTTCCTTAGTCAACGAGGAACATGGAATGATTCTCTCTATACCATAACTTTTTAATATATTTTCAAAGTACTTGATTTGTTTTAATCTCTCAGAACTATTCAATTTATCTATTTTTGTAAGCAAAACAACAGGCTTAACTCCAAGTATCTGAGTCCATTCAAGTAACTGTTCATCTGATTCCATCAGCTCATGTCGCGAGTCTATAAGCGAAAACATTACTTTCATATTCCAAGAACGTTCGGAAAAATATCTCTCTATAACTTTTCTCCAAAGTTCTCTGTCTTTTTTCGATGTTTTTGCATAACCGTAGCCAGGTAAATCTACAAAATAAAATCTGTTATCAATCAAAAAGTAATTTATTGTGCTTGTCTTACCCGGATTTTTACTTACAAACGCTACTTTTTTACCTACAAGTGCGTTAAGCAAACTCGATTTTCCGACATTTGACCTTCCAACAAAGGCATATTCACCGTTAAGAGGATGAGGAAATTTATCATTTAGTGTTGCTATTACCTTTACGAGTTCTACCTTTTCTACTTTCTTTGGAATTATCTTCATTAAGTGCCACCTCCAATACTTCTTCTATCGTTTCGACAAATGTAAATTTCATCTTTGTTCTAACCACTTCAGGAACTTTTTCAATATCAACTTCATTTTTCTTTGGGAGTATAACATGGTATATACCTTTTCTATATGCTGCCATAACTTTTTCTTTTATTCCGCCTACAGGTAGCACTCTTCCCCTAAGTGTTATTTCTCCAGTCATAGCTATATCATTTCTCACAGGTATATTTTTAACAACAGATACTAAAGCCGTTGTTATAGTTACACCAGCGCTAGGACCGTCTTTTGGTACAGCTCCTTCAGGTACGTGTACATGGATATCGTTCTTAGTGAACTTTTCAGCATATTCGTCGCCAACTATTTTGCGTGCAAGACTCAATGCAATACGCACGGATTCTTTCATCACATCGCCAAGTTGACCGGTTATTATAAGTCCGCCGTTACCGGGTATCAACGTGGATTCTATATAAAGTGTAGTACCTCCATTTGGTGTCCAAGCGAGCCCTGTTGTAACACCAATCATTGGTTTTTCCAATTTGTCTTCATCTTTAATTTTGCTTGGTCCTAAGTATTCAGTAACTTTTTCTGGGCTAATCACAATTTTTTTACCTGTTTTTATAGCATCTAACGTAGCTTTTCTAACAACACTCCTTATCTCCCTTTCGAGTTCTCTCACACCAGGTTCCAAAGTGTACTCGTTTATTATTTTCTTGATAGCTGTATCTTTAAATGAGAAAATTTCATCGGCTTTTTCAACGAATTCAGATTCAATTTTAGGAATTATGTAATTTTTCGCTATATAGAATTTCTCAACATCTGTATAACTCGATATTTCTATAACTTCCATTCTATCGCGCAACGCTGGTGGTATCGTATAGAGTACATTCGCCGTCGTAACGAATAAAACCTCGGAAAGGTCGTAAGGTAGTTCAATGTAATGGTCAACGAACTCTTTATTTTGTTCTGGATCTAGAACTTCCAAAAGCGCAGATGCCGGATCTCCTTGGAAGCTTATGCCCATCTTATCTATCTCGTCTAATAGTATCACTGGATTTTTAACACCGAGTTTTCTTATGAGTTGCATAATTCTACCAGGCATAGCTCCAACATAAGTACGTCTGTGTCCTCTTATCTCAGCTTCATCTCTCAGTCCGCCCAATGACATTCGGCCAAATTTTCTATTCATTGCTCTAGCAATAGATTTCGCAAGTGATGTTTTACCAACACCAGGAGGACCAACAAAACAAATAATTGGAGCTTTGGCTTTTTGAGACACTTTTCTAGTTGCAAGATACTCTAAAATTCTCCTTTTTGGTTCATCTAAACCGTAATGGTCTTCGTTTAATACTTTTTCCGCAAAATTTATATCATCGGTATCATCGGTTTTTTCGTGCCAAGGTAAGTTCAATATCCAATCTAAGTAAGTTCTTACAACAGTCGCTTCTGGCGCGTATGGTGACATTTTTTCAAGCCTGTTAATTTCAGCTCTCGCTTTTTCTTTAACAAATTCAGGATAATTATTATTTTCAATCTTCTCCTTTAATTCTTTTATCTCAATATCTTCTTCTCCACCAAGTTCATCTCGGATTACTCTCAACTTTTCTCTAAGATAATATTCACGTTGTGACTTTTCGATTCTTTCTTTTACTTTTTGATCAAGCTGCTGTTCAATCTCAAGTAATTCAGTTTCTCTTGCAAGTATGTCTAAAATCCTCTCAAGCCTATTAGCTGGGTGCACTATCTCAAGTAATTGCTGTTTTTCTTCTATATTTCCAGGGCATAAGGAAGCTGCTATATCAGCGAAGACATCTGGGTTATCAACATCTTCAAGTAACATTAGCGTTTCTGGAGGAATCTTTCTTGAATATTGCACGTACTTGTGGAGTTCTTCTTTTACCATTCTCATTAAAGCAATCAGTCTCTTTGATTTACCATAACGCGTGCGTAGAATCTCTATTTCGAATTTAAAGAATTTTTCTCCAACATTCTTTATCCATTTCGCACGTGCAATACCTTCCACAAGCACTTTAAATGTTTCATCTGGTAACTTTCCAACTTGTATTATTCTAACTATTGTACCTACTTTATACAAATCCTTTTCTGTGGGAGTTTCAACGGCAGGATCTTTTTGGTTAACGACAAAAACAATTTGATTAGTCTTTTCCATGGCTTCCTCTAAAGCCATTAAGGAAATTTCACGTCCAACGTAAAATGGTACAACTGTATTTGGAAAAATAACCATATTACTTCTCATTGCTATTGCTGGCAAAACGTTAGGGATAGAGATTTTTTCTTCCCTTGCTTTTTTTGCTTCTTTTTCAAGCCTTGAATATTTCCCTTTATTATCATTCTTATTTGGCAATTATAAACACCTCCTCAATCTTTGCAATATCTCTTGCGAGACACATAAACTAACTTTTCTGTGATTTTCATCAATATGTTCAAATCTTATATTGATAGTCTCTTCATTAAAGAATTGATTTAATGTCTCGCCCCATTCAATTATAAAAATACCATCATCTTCTTCAAGTTCAGCCTCTAATATATAAAAAGCTTCATCGATACTATTTAATCTGTATGCATCAATATGATAAACGGTTTTATGACAACTATACACATTCATCAGAGTAAAAGTTGGACTAGTAACCATTATTGGATTACAGCCCAATCCATGAACAATTCCTCGCACAAAAGTAGTTTTCCCACTTCCGATTTCACCGGAAAGAATTAATATATCACCATTTTCCAAACAACTTGCAAATCTTTTACCTAAATTTATAAGTTCTTCTTCGTTTAAGATTCCCAGTTCAACGCACGATTTACCGCTTGTTTCCACTTATTGAATTCCTCCTCACGATTTTCTTTTGGTGTGAATATTCTGTCTATTTTCCTGATTTCTTTTAATTTATTTTTGTCAACCCAACCCATAGCTATCGCTGCAAGTGTTGCTGCACCAAGCGCGGTTGTTTCTCTATTTACAGGTCTTTCAACAACTGTATTAACCGTATTGGACAAAATTTGCATTATAAGATTATTCTTAGAAACTCCTCCGTCGACTTTTAAAGTTTTTATGTATATCTCACTTTCTTTTTCCATTAAAGCAACGAGTTGACCTACCGAGAATGCAATACCTTCAAATGCGGCGTATATTATATGTCTTTTGTCTGTTCCAGGTGTTAATCCAATAATCAATCCCCTTGCGTAAGGATCCCAATAAGGTGCACCCAAACCGGTGAATGCTGGAACAAAATAAATACCACCGTTATTTCCCACTTGGAGTGCAAGTTCCGTTAACTCTGCACTATCTTTGGCAAAACCAAGGTTCCTAATAAGATAATTTACCAAAGTTCCAGTTATGAAAACACTACCCTCTAATGCATAAACAATTTCATTACCTATTTTCCATCCAACTGTGCTAAGCAAATTATGTTGTGAATTTATTATCTGATCTCCAGTATTCATCAAAATGAAACTTCCTGTACCTAAAGTACATTTTACATCACCTTTTTCAAAAGCTGTTTGCCCAAATAGTGCGGATTGTTGATCTCCAACAAGTGATGAAACTGGTATACCATCTTTTGTATCACCAATGTATTGAGCTGTATCAACTAACTTAGGAAGAAACTCCCTTTTAACTCCAAAAAGTTCTAAAAGTTCATTATCCCAATCCAACGTATGTATATTAAAAAGCATTGTTCTCGAAGCATTTGAATAGTCTGTAACATGTTGACCAGTAAGTTTCCAAGCTAAATAAGAATCAATTGTACCGAATCTCAGTGTCCCTTTCGTTGCAGCTCTTTTAACCTCTTCAACATTATTCAAAAGCCATTCAATCTTTGTAGCTGAAAAGTATGGATCAACAACTAAACCTGTTTTATCTTTTATTACTTTCCCAAAATCCTTTCTTAATTCACTTGAACGTTCAGCTGTTCTTCTACATTGCCAAACAATAGCGTTGTATAAAGTTCTTTTTTCTTCTTCATCCCACGCAACAATTGTTTCCCTTTGATTTGTTATACCTATTGCTTTTATTTTTTCACCTTTCGATTCGGCAACTCTCTTACATTCTTCAAGAACTTCAACAACCGTTTGCCATATTTCTTCAGGATTATGTTCGACCCAACCTTCTTTTGGATAAATTTGTTTAAATTCTCTTCTTGCTTCGTGAAGCATGTTAAAATTTTCGTCAAAAAGAATAGCTCTTGTGCTGGTTGTTCCTTGATCTAAACCTATGTACATCGTATCTCCCCCTCTAAATGTTTGGGTAATTAAACAATTAAATATACAAATTATTTGAAAAATCTTCCAATTATATTTATTATGACAGTAATTACAATACTCAAAATTATCATAGTTGTTATTGGAAAAATAAAGACAAAATTTTTCTTCTTTATAACTATGTCACCTGGTAACCATTTTATATCACTCATCTTCGATATCAGATATA includes:
- a CDS encoding sensor histidine kinase translates to MEIQQLLSKYMLEISKVRDEKSLYTAVSEILKKIVSFSVLNVFNQNNLVFSEPEGQHIEKEIFSDYLPWIEQRLYPTFLPLENGYIGLIPVFKANKLLSTIVIETTEEPTAEVVDYIQLLSYLSGITLENLRLIDFVDKAREYFESIINLSNDGIVVLNELKEIEFTNSKAKDNLKDNTELLREIIDRIENNEEFFEVETHKSFFSISVKQVNLLGEKKVLVNIRNITSEKEVQKLKELDKIKTNFIANISHELRTPLAAIKAYVETMLNMPMSQEEIHEFLDVVYSQSIRLEELLSDLLDFSQLESHTMKILKESVNICEIIEHSIETLENMAKEKDVTVEYNCSNLEIKCDRKRIEQVIVNLLSNAIKFSDQAKEKRFVRIDVLDEGEIVKIIVEDNGIGIPESAFDKIFERFYRVDNELTYAVPGTGLGLAIVKEIVELHEGNILVESEVGKYTKFIVTLPKN
- the argS gene encoding arginine--tRNA ligase, producing the protein MIKKEIESILKSFLMETGFEYDFVVEIPEEQFGDFSTNIALVGAKYFKKAPRDVAKYFVEKLNGHPMFDEITIAGPGFINFKVSKSFYRDFLDGFLRNPREIWKFKNKGKIILEYGSANPTGPLTVGHGRQIVIGDVLGNILSYIGYDVTKEMYLNDAGRQIKLLAKSVWARYQQLLGKDEPIPEDGYRGNYVIDIAKKVLKDYGEKFDGIWDEEVEEIFRKYALEDITKMFETTLEKINAKFDNVYSEKSLIDDGTVKEVLDILESKGLIYENEGAIWFRVSDFANDNDKVLIKSDGSYTYFLTDIAYHYKKFKRGYDLAIDIFGSDHHGHLPRMEAAMKALNIPDDFLVFVLHQFVTLKRGNEVVKMSTRAGEFVTVDELIDEVGRDATRYFFAMVDVNTHLNFDLELAKSQTNENPVYYVQYAHARIASLFENATVKGLKFSLFDNIELLENESEMRIIKLISSFDDILERVRDKLSPHYLTDYLETLASAFHKYYSEYKIVDQDNPEMTNARLNLVFAVKIILSEGLRLLGVSTPEKM
- the yihA gene encoding ribosome biogenesis GTP-binding protein YihA/YsxC — protein: MKIIPKKVEKVELVKVIATLNDKFPHPLNGEYAFVGRSNVGKSSLLNALVGKKVAFVSKNPGKTSTINYFLIDNRFYFVDLPGYGYAKTSKKDRELWRKVIERYFSERSWNMKVMFSLIDSRHELMESDEQLLEWTQILGVKPVVLLTKIDKLNSSERLKQIKYFENILKSYGIERIIPCSSLTKEGLDEVWNVIFETQNY
- the lon gene encoding endopeptidase La; the protein is MPNKNDNKGKYSRLEKEAKKAREEKISIPNVLPAIAMRSNMVIFPNTVVPFYVGREISLMALEEAMEKTNQIVFVVNQKDPAVETPTEKDLYKVGTIVRIIQVGKLPDETFKVLVEGIARAKWIKNVGEKFFKFEIEILRTRYGKSKRLIALMRMVKEELHKYVQYSRKIPPETLMLLEDVDNPDVFADIAASLCPGNIEEKQQLLEIVHPANRLERILDILARETELLEIEQQLDQKVKERIEKSQREYYLREKLRVIRDELGGEEDIEIKELKEKIENNNYPEFVKEKARAEINRLEKMSPYAPEATVVRTYLDWILNLPWHEKTDDTDDINFAEKVLNEDHYGLDEPKRRILEYLATRKVSQKAKAPIICFVGPPGVGKTSLAKSIARAMNRKFGRMSLGGLRDEAEIRGHRRTYVGAMPGRIMQLIRKLGVKNPVILLDEIDKMGISFQGDPASALLEVLDPEQNKEFVDHYIELPYDLSEVLFVTTANVLYTIPPALRDRMEVIEISSYTDVEKFYIAKNYIIPKIESEFVEKADEIFSFKDTAIKKIINEYTLEPGVRELEREIRSVVRKATLDAIKTGKKIVISPEKVTEYLGPSKIKDEDKLEKPMIGVTTGLAWTPNGGTTLYIESTLIPGNGGLIITGQLGDVMKESVRIALSLARKIVGDEYAEKFTKNDIHVHVPEGAVPKDGPSAGVTITTALVSVVKNIPVRNDIAMTGEITLRGRVLPVGGIKEKVMAAYRKGIYHVILPKKNEVDIEKVPEVVRTKMKFTFVETIEEVLEVALNEDNSKESRKGRTRKGNSNTK
- the tsaE gene encoding tRNA (adenosine(37)-N6)-threonylcarbamoyltransferase complex ATPase subunit type 1 TsaE translates to METSGKSCVELGILNEEELINLGKRFASCLENGDILILSGEIGSGKTTFVRGIVHGLGCNPIMVTSPTFTLMNVYSCHKTVYHIDAYRLNSIDEAFYILEAELEEDDGIFIIEWGETLNQFFNEETINIRFEHIDENHRKVSLCVSQEILQRLRRCL
- the glpK gene encoding glycerol kinase GlpK, whose product is MYIGLDQGTTSTRAILFDENFNMLHEARREFKQIYPKEGWVEHNPEEIWQTVVEVLEECKRVAESKGEKIKAIGITNQRETIVAWDEEEKRTLYNAIVWQCRRTAERSSELRKDFGKVIKDKTGLVVDPYFSATKIEWLLNNVEEVKRAATKGTLRFGTIDSYLAWKLTGQHVTDYSNASRTMLFNIHTLDWDNELLELFGVKREFLPKLVDTAQYIGDTKDGIPVSSLVGDQQSALFGQTAFEKGDVKCTLGTGSFILMNTGDQIINSQHNLLSTVGWKIGNEIVYALEGSVFITGTLVNYLIRNLGFAKDSAELTELALQVGNNGGIYFVPAFTGLGAPYWDPYARGLIIGLTPGTDKRHIIYAAFEGIAFSVGQLVALMEKESEIYIKTLKVDGGVSKNNLIMQILSNTVNTVVERPVNRETTALGAATLAAIAMGWVDKNKLKEIRKIDRIFTPKENREEEFNKWKQAVNRALNWES
- a CDS encoding DUF2905 domain-containing protein; the protein is MQEIGKLLIMVGVMIIITGLMIYLISKMSDIKWLPGDIVIKKKNFVFIFPITTMIILSIVITVIINIIGRFFK